The following nucleotide sequence is from Silurus meridionalis isolate SWU-2019-XX chromosome 5, ASM1480568v1, whole genome shotgun sequence.
TATTGGATGCACGATTCCTATACTGTAACAgcgtctggtggtcgtacacatgaacacagctgactctggtgtccatgtattgtaaAAAGTCAGGCTAAATATGGTAAAAGCACTATTTTTGGATCCGGAtcggccgctgcgagctactgccgcgccaCCATCTTGCACTATCTAATTATTTGTGATCACCTGTTGGACAACATTACCAGAGGCATATTACAAAGAATCTTGGTGGTCATGTTCCTAATGACTTTTGCTTTATGACCTTCAGTACCACAGTTGCTTGAACCCTGCTAATTGTTGCTTGcagctatatatttttttttatatataatttatttttttcttctggacGAACATACCATAATCTTGCAGACTGTTTGTACAACATGTGCTATTACTTTTCCTTTGGTCTCCTGTTCCTCAATAAGCCTGGAAATTATGGGTAATGGGCAGTTTATTGTCTTACAGAGACTAACGGGAAAGCATGAATGATTGATGACTGAATTAAAGCCCAAATAATCCCTGGCATTTTAAAACTACAGAAACGGACATGTGCGTGCTtcataatttgaattattttcaaGGTGGCACTACACTGTTgtagtttcttttatttatttattttttgtaatttttaccTAGCCTTAATATGGTAACCTAGTGTAATACCTAGCCTCAATGTTCTTCTACAACTTTTGTTATACTTTGTTTCTGTGAACTGACTGCTGTAACATTATAATTTCCCCTTGGGTATAAAGTTAGCTttctaaatgtatattaatattgtaATCTTTTCAGGTGGCAAATATGTCCCCTAAAAAGTAAGAAGCCTTTTGTGCTATTGAAATCTAGCAGGTTGTAGTTGGTAAAGATATCCATGCTGTGGTGGAGCAGTGTGAGGAgcgatgaggtctctgaggaaATATCACCTTTTTACCTCTTTTTACCTTATCACTCCTCGAACTTTGCTTTGATGTACGGCATGCCTGCAGTCTTAAGGCTTTCACACGGTTCTTAAGGACTATGAATTTTAAGTgttttcttattgttttctATCCTCTCTGTACCACCTGCTATAATTGAATCTGACATTTATGCATGTCGGATGCTAGAGGGCTGACCTGTTTCCGGCCCCGTTCATTTTCTATGCTGGAAAAAAGTCAGTTTGTGGACACTGACAGCTCGACTCCTTATTCGAGTATGTGCACATGTCGCACCAACTGGCTGCACGATTTGAGGTCTGTTTTGTAGCACAAATAAACCGCAGGGCTAGATTTAACAACATTTAATGTATATTACAATGAAGCCCCCCACAGAGTTGCAAATAATTAGGGGTTTAAGCATGGAATGCTGAAACACTATTTTTGTagagattattattaattattatgattatgattattccACCCTAAAACTAATTGTCCAGACCAAACTGCGAGGCCTAGACACTTGAAACTCGGTCAGATGTTGGAGCTCAATTTGGGGAGAGGTTGACACAGTATCAACCCAGTTGGCCAAAGGGGTGGTgctacagttaaaaaaataatttcacactTTTCTGGCCATAGCTCATACAACATACCTCTTGGACTCAAAACTTTTAGATATTTGGAATCCGTCAGTCCAACCAACAAAAATGCCTATTGACGTTTATGGTCTACGAAGTTCGCTTTTTCCGTAAAATTAAGTGGTTATGTTCctgatatattttttccttatgACCTTTGGTACCTCATTTGTTTGAACCCCGCTTTTATGGAAGCACATTacattcacaaagaaaaaaaacattcacatcaaggatctcataattatgacttagtatctcataatttaagatccttatctcataattatgacttggTATCTCaattatgagataagttggggcagtctgtggcagAGGAGCGTTTTAGTACTTAACACCAGCTCTGAcgtaactgctttttttttttattatttatttttttgtttagaagCACCTTGTTGCGCAACCATGGAGATGTAGAAGCTATCATATGgtttaagtcataattatgagaaaAGGATCTCATAATTTTGAGATACTACGTCATTATGAGATtattgagaattttttttttctttgtgaatgcaatgcgaTTCTGTACCGCttatcgctgcttgcagctatattatCTTTTTAGAATGCCTTTGCAgatgtttattccttttaaaaCGTTGGTATGAAACCAGCTAATCAGAAGCGAGTATTTGCCCTTTTAGCCAATAGTCGCGTCATGCATGCGTCACCAATTAAATCGTTGGAGGGGCGGGTCTATGGCGTAAGGCGACCAATGGGAGCTCTTGGCTGATTTTTTGACCGTGTAAATAGCCATGTTTGTGACGTTCTGGCTTCAGTTTTGCCGGAGAACGAAGTGTAGCATCTCTTCAGCAGATTTGTTTTTTCAGATTtggttttatttggttttatttggaCGAACAACAATGAGGGAGATTCTTCATTTACAAGCAGGACAGTGTGGCAACCAGATTGGTTCCAAGGTAAGAAATGAACATTGTTCACCACATTTGTACACTCTCGCTGTTCGAATAACTACATGTTCAACTGTAATTGAAGCTGAAAGATAAACTTCTGTCCGCATCGCCTGCGACAGCGGATTGAAATGATTTTGTAGACTTAAGAAGACAGACTCCTGTGATTTTCAGTCATCCAATTAGTATTATTTGTTAACAAGTGTTTGaggcaaaataaataagattacAATTGATTTTGTCCTTTTAGTTCTGGGAAGTAATTTGTGACGAGCATGGGATTGACCCAACAGGCAGTTACCATGGTGACAGTGATCTTCAGCTAGAAAGGATTAATGTCTACTACAATGAAGCTACTggtgaatatattttatttatttttttaagaacaacctttttaaaattttcttttgtAGTTATGTTTACTAGTGGTGCTTGGAAAGCATCACTCTTATTATTGCTcagattatttttaatattaggGTTTTAAGCATGAAACCCTATTTTTATTGTagagatgattattattattattattattattattattattattattgatccACACTAAAATTGATCGTGCAGACTAACCGGTAAGGCCTAGAGAATTTAAACTTGGCCAGATGGTGGAGCTCAATTTGGGGAAAGGTTGACAAAGTATCAACCCAGTTGGCCAAAGGGAGCGCTACAgtccaaaaaaaatgtattttgcacAATTTTGACCCTAGCTCGTACAAGGTTTATCGTAGACTCAAAACTTTTAGATGCCTTTTGGCGTATTTGTGCTACAAAGTTAGCTTTTTCCGTAAAATTGAGTTATGTTAAAACCTACTTTTGCAAACTTGTCCTAGGTCTTTTGTGCCATCGGAACAAAGCCAGTATAGCAATGTTCAGTAGACTGGGATTGATTATATATTGCCAATTTCTACTCACTGTTTAAAGGGTCGCCAAAATGCTCAAAGTAGGTGGGTCACTGACAAAAATGGCTATATCTCATGAACGGATGAGATATCTTTACCAAACCTGGTGGACGTGTCTATGAGCTCAATCCTTAATCAAAAAATCAGAAAATAGCTTTGACACCTGGTGGtgctgaacaaacaaaaaaacctaacCCTGCTATAACTACGCAACCATTCATCCGACCGACTTGGTACTTCGCATGCAGCATCTGTCCAATGTGCCATAAGGTTTCATAATGATATTTGTGTATCTTAAACATGGCCGCTATCTGGAAATTACATGTGATCGCCTGTTGGACAACGTTACCAGAGGCGTATTACGACGAAACTCGGTGGTCATGTTCCTAATGTCTTTTTCTTTATGACCTTCAGTACCTCAGTTGCTTGAACCCTGCCaattgcaattattattattattattattattatttgtttaaatttttggtatttttattttttcttcttctcgaCAAACAAACCATAGCACAATCTTGCAGCCTGTTGGTGCAACATGTGCTATTACTTTATTTTGGTCTCTTGGTACTCTAAAAGCCTGGAAATTATGGGTAATGGCCAGTTTATtgcctcatagaaaataacaggGAAGCATAAAGGATTTGGTCATTGAAACGCAAACAGGACATGAACTGTGTGAAAGCCCATATACTCGCTGGCATTCCAAAACTACAGAAACAGACATGCgcttattgtattttatattattattattattattattattattattattattattagcagcctgttttattttattacatttttattttattaatttatacatttttatattaatcaatTTTATCCTAGCCTTAATATCGTTACCTAGTGTAATACCTAACCTTAATAATATTCTACATCTTTTGTTGTACTTTGTCTGTGAACTGACTGCTGTAACATTATACTTCCCCCTTGGGAATAAACTTATCTAtctaaatgaatatttattttcaggtgGGAAATATGTCCCCCGTGCTGTGCTGGTGGATTTGGAGCCGGGTACCATGGACTCTGTGAGGTCTGGACCATACGGACAAATTTTCAGGCCAGACAACTTTGTTTTTGGTAACTATTGCATAACATTCTAATAGTAAAAAATTTTCTTCCTTATCATACAGACCCAAACCAGTAAATCTGATATGGTCTTATCTGTTTTGCAGTCAAATTTGGGTTTATTCTGATTGTGTCCTTGTTGTAATTGCCAGCTGTTGTCTGCTTCCTGTAGCTCTGTATGTATGATATTCATTGCTTCTTCTCCACAGGAAAAAGTGGTGCTGGTAATAACTGGGCCAAGGGCCACTACACAGAAGGTGCTGAGCTGGTAGATTCTGTATTGGATGTGGTGCGTAAGGAGGCTGAGAACTGCGACTGCCTGCAGGGTTTCCAGCTTACTCACTCCCTGGGTGGGGGTACTGGGTCAGGCATGGGCACCCTGCTCATCAGCAAAATCCGAGAGGAGTACCCTGACCGCATTATGAACACCTTCAGCATTGTCCCCTCCCCCAAAGTATCAGATACAGTGGTGGAGCCTTACAATGCCACCCTGTCAATTCACCAGCTGGTGGAAAACACAGATGAGACATTTTGCATCGACAACGAAGCTCTGTACGACATCTGTTTCCGCACCCTGAAGCTCACGACACCGACATACGGTGACCTCAACCATTTGGTCTGTGCCACCATGAGTGGAGtcacaacatgtctgcggtttCCTGGGCAGCTCAATGCTGACCTGCGTAAGCTGGCTGTCAACATGGTGCCTTTCCCTCGTCTCCACTTCTTTATTCCTGGTTTTGCCCCACTGACCAGCAGGGGTAGCCAGCAATACCGTGCCCTCACCGTGGCTGAATTAACCCAGCAGATGTTTGATGCCAAGAACATGATGGCTGCTTGTGACCCACGTCACGGCCGCTACCTCACGGTGGCTGCCATTTATCGTGGCCGCATGTCCATGAAGGAGGTGGATGAGCAGATACTCAATATGCAGAACAAGAACAGCAGCTACTTTGTCGAATGGATCCCCAACAACGTGAAGACTGCTGTGTGTGACATCCCACCCCGTGGCCTGAAAATGGCTTCCACCTTCATCGGGAACAGCACTGCTATCCAGGAGCTGTTCAAGCGCATCTCCGAGCAGTTCACAGCCATGTTCAGACGCAAAGCTTTCCTGCACTGGTACACAGGTGAAGGTATGGATGAGATGGAGTTCACTGAAGCTGAGAGCAACATGAATGACCTGGTGTCAGAGTACCAGCAGTACCAGGAAGCAACTGCTGAAGATGAAGgagaggttgaggaggaaggagaagaggagCAGGCTTAAAGAATCAATGTTCTTCACTTTCCTGTAACATTAACGTTAATACATTTCTActgattatataaaatgttaccAATTTGCCCTGTATTGCTACTTTTTTTGCACCAAAATGGTTTTAGGGGCTACTTTCGGCCTTTTGCGTATAGGCAGAAATTGTACCATTTGCTCTGTTGGATAAGATTGCGGTTTGTTCCAGTTGATGCATGTAAAAACAGGCAGCATGTTCAGTGCTGATGAGATCAGTCAGGTCTGATGCATTATTTGAAATCTAGGACAAATGTAGGTTTGATCTCATCTGTTGTTCCTGTCTTCAGCTTCTGGCCCTCGAGATCAGTGTTTCTACACAGATCCACAAGGCTGAGCACATCGAAAGGAAAAGGCACACAGTGAGTAAGTACTGCAATTGTAGTAAAAACATCTTATTGTAATTCATACTATTTTCATGTACAGATTTAAGGGCAGACTGGGGACAGAGGAATAAAAGGTGATGTATCCactgcagaggtggcaaaagtatgCACAtcatttacttaagtaaaagtacatatACTCAGATACTTctgtaaaagttgaagtactgactacacttttttactcaagttaaagtaaagaagtttgggctctgacagtttggtacttaagtaaaaagtagccattactattacctgttttagtgtcatgctggtaactgaatTTGCTCATatgattccctccactcttctgggaagatgttccactacatttttggagtgtgcttatggatatgtgttcatcagccacatgggtattacgaaaggcaggtactaatgtaggtgaggtgagaagtcatggggtgcagtcagcaacgtgtgtgtgtgtgattaaaaatTGATTTGCCATCACCATGCCATATACCAGATTGTAGGGTTATTCCAGCTGTCCTTAAAAACAACTCGGTTATTATGATGTTTTACAAATGACAAATTTAAGGCGAGTTATCCTGTGCATTTTATTGAAGTTTATCATTTATACGTCACCTGTATAGCAGTTCtacaacatatttaaaaaaaaaaaaaaagcaacgtGTGGCACGATCCCTTATATAACAAACAAAAttgtagggggaaaaaaaatgtaaacattaaaatggcTCATGACAAGAAAGATATAACAATAAAACTTTAGATTACCTGTATGTGCTTTCTCAAATTTGATGGCGAATTCTTGAAAGCCAGCACTTTTTTTACACCAATAATTTAAAACGTCTACCTTATATATGGCCATGGGTGTTGAGGaatgtcttttgttttatttattttcacatcggTGACTCCCTCTGAATTCACATTAACGATTCCTCTTgttgccttgctcattgttagctccCCTAGCCTAAGTCTACGTCCGATAGCCAGGCTATAAAACACCAGTGATATGGtgaaaaagctgcgcaatgaAGGGTTGTTAGGCTGGAAATTGCGctcaatgagaagaaataatactAAACGTAACGaggctggtttgaaaatgtaagtagaaagtacagatatttgtgtaaaaatgtaatgtgtgaaagtaaagttgtccaaaaagtaaatagtggagtaaagtactgataccagaaaaatctacttaagtagaccaacaaagtatttgttcttcgttacttcccacctctgagcCACTGGCACTATTTTTCACTGTGTCTCTTGATGGTTTTATACTTGTACCATGGTCTTTTTGTCCCTTCAGTGCCAATAATTACAAGCCTGCAGGGGATCACTGAGCAGAGTCTGCAGGAGCTGCATCATCAGGCCCATCATGACTTTAACCTTCAtgcctcctgctcctcctcatcatctaaAGGTGAGGTTATTTCACTGATCTCACACTTCATTACATAGGGACTGCCACATTTAAagggaacaaaaacaaaagctgaAAATGAGCAAATCTAAATTTCACTTTGGAAATAATCTCTCTTAGATTTTCAAAAGTGcttgtaataaaacatttacttttcgACTCCTGTAATTATTAGAGTAAAATATTAGCCAAATTTCTACATTCTTGATGTGAATCACTAGGTCTTGCGTACAAgtctaacataaaaaaaaaactgaattggtCCTAAATTTGCTGTTCTTTTTTCAAAGATGAACTTTAACcaggtcttaattttctgaAGTCTATGTAAAACTACCTCTAATGCTTGTTGAAATGCTCCCGCAATCTTTTGGGGTTTCTTTGGTGGtgctgttctttctttcgctgTGAAGTTGGCTTGGAAAAATTAATTTGGAGtttaaggccagttgctaacatctgtgggtttttttttacttattttggctgctcccattaggggtcaccacagcagatgatcagtctccataccccctgtcctttacaactgcttcttttaaaccaactaccttcatgtcttccctcaccacagccataaacctcctccttggccttcctgggagctccatcctcagcattttcctacggatataccccatgtccctcctctgcacatgtccaaaccatctcaatcttgccttcctcaccttgtctccaaaatatcCTACATACATTGTCTCTctcataaactcatttctaaaccaTGTAACATTGCGGGTCTCACCactgtcctataaactttcccttttacacgagtagatacccttctatcataaatcactcctgccactcttctccaccctgcatgcattcttttttctcttctctaacacactctccactcTAActtcactttcctcctcttcttcaccttcaaaatCATCCTAAataccaccatctgatgctgtttagctacactgtcccctgccaacaccttagtctccaatctcctccaggttgcatctcctacataaaacatagtccacctgtgtgtacATTTCTCTTTATAAGTCACCCTAgactcctccttcttcttaagtCTCCATATTCCATCACAGCGGGGCAGGTTAGctacatttaaagatttaagaGGATCTGAGACCACTTTATCAAGATACATAACCTTTCTGGCAAGTGACAATAATTTAGCATCAACAAAGAAATTAATTCTAGTGTATGTTATACATTGGCATGTAGAGTATTCTCTGTCCTGAGGGTTAACTATTCTCCAGATATAAAATAAgttaattttgtaaattctttcaggtgagtgagtgagtgagtgagtgagtgagtgagtgagtgagtgagtgagtgagtgagtgagtgagtgagtgagtgagtgagtgagtgagtgagtgagtgagtgagtgagtgagtgagtgagtgagtgtgtgtgtgtgtgtgtatatatatatatatatatatatatatatatatatatataaatataaaaaagtaaggGTCCAAATTAGGGCCATAAATATTACAACATatggtaaaaatgtaaatctctCTAATTGCTATTAAATTCCTCCCCGCCTTATCTGGAACAATTTTGAGTGGATGGATTTTGCCCTTTGTAAATAGTGTAGCCACCCATCTTGAGCTAACTGCACATGTGGCATGATATCTTTGACCAATCCATTTACATCTtcatttgatgtatttatttttgctcaggTATGTTTCCTAGACATAAATTGTCACTTGACAACGTAATATGTGCCAAAACTTTCAACTGAATGGTTTAGTCGTTAACATTCCAAGTAACCTGGATAAAGTGTCTCCTCCTATCCAGATGTGTTCTATTATACAGGCTCCATGTTTGGAATCTTAACGCATACCTGCTGCCACTGCCAGACAGCTGTggttaaatgcaataaaatgagCATCTGTCCAGTCCGGCAACATGAATGACCTGGTGTCTCAGTATCAGCAGTACCAGGATGTAACTGCTAATGATGGAGAGGTtgaggaggagggagaagagGGGCAAGCTTACACAATTTCAACGATGTTCCTGGTTCTTCTATGCTCTTGGTCTGTTTAATACCAATAAAACATgtacttaaaaataattttccttGTGAATTAATCCCCAgaagttaatttaaaaaaacttaaGTGACCAATTGGCTCTGTTGCAGGGTTCTGTTAAGCTTTCATTTGGTTTAAATCTTGTGACTAACTGCAGTAGTCACATTGCAAACCTTTTGAATAATCAAACCACTGTTTATCTACTTGTGTTGCACCAAAGTGGTTTCAGGGGCTTCTTTCTGCCTTTTGTGTTTATCCAGATCCAGTTATGCCTAAGATTGCTGTATCTTTCAGTTGATGCATTTTAAAACTGGCAGCATGTTGGCATTTGGTTGTTTACTAAATGCTTTACCAGTTAAGTAGTTATCCACTcaggggggggaaaaaaaagatgcccGATTCTGccaaatgtagttgagtaaaaagtaagaagCCTTTTGTGCTATTGAAATCCAGCAGGTTGTTGTTTGGTAAAGTTATCCATGCTGTGATGGTGCCTGGTAGGGGTAGTGCATACACAGTAAGTGCAACAGGTGAAATGAAAGCAGTATACATTAATGCTATTTTcggtggttgttgttttttttttttttttttttttcctttcccaaAAAGAACAGGAATTGTATAAAAGCCTAAAGGTTTTAGGCATGCCGAAACTACAGGAACAGACACGTGACTGATCgcattaaaaaatttttttatataaacaacgACAAGGAAAACgttctagtttaagtgtttcaggaagaggtaggtcttcactcATTGCTTGAAGATGTCCAAACACCGGAGTCACTGGTCATTTAGCAGAAggtcattccaccacctcgatATCAGAACAGAGAGGagaccctgagagaaggtgggaaCGGTCGTTCAGTGCTAGACGATCTCAGGCAGCgtagtgtagtgtgaggagCGATGAGGTTTTTGAGGAAAATAGCACATTTTTACATGGGCGGAACCCCAAGGGTTGCACTGTGCCACgtccgaactgaccccactgtattcttttgtataattaatttctattctgttcttaagtgtcctaattaattttaaatacattttaaaccttttttttaaatccttgttttgctttgtcattgaacctgagaaaaacgttgaaaataaccataatgacacggtctccatgctacaataataatgataaaagcaaagtttttcactgtggggacatatctttataagtacaatttgactttATTatgtgtccccttcaaaaattgctcatgcgaaattgtatattttattgttatatataatttattgatttaatctATGGCATGCCTGGAGTCTTTAGGCTGACAACTGATGAACTCTTAATCACTGAATTCTAGGTGCTTTCTTATTGTTTTCTATCCACTCTGTACCAGCTGCTATAAGTGTAGTGCtatatttgtataaatgctATTTAAAAATACCTTTTGtagatttatattcatttgaaACCTTGGTGTGaaaccagccaatcagaagcgaGTATCCGCACTTTCAACCAATAGTATTGTGTCATATCTCCACCAATTACATCGTTGGTGGGGCGGGTCTACGACATAAAGCAACGAATGGGAGCGCTTGGCTGATTTCTCTGCCCGTTTAATAAATTACCGTGTTTATGACGTTCTGGCACCAGTCTCGCAGGAGATTGCGAagtgtagcatcaaactcagtCTTTGGGAAAACAACAATGAGGGAGATTCTTCATTTACAAGCAGGACAGTGTGGCAACCAGATCGGTGCCAAGGTAAGACATGAAAGCCTTTTTAACCCCCACCCCCGCGCAGCCCCGCCCCCCTTCTTTTCGATGCTCGTGTCGTTTATTACACGCTCAGCTATAAAGTTCAGAGCTAAACCCTACATGTGGAAAATGTGATATCTAACTACATATCAATTATCAGCTATTTACAAGCTGGGTTGCCAGTAATAAATCTTATCTCGATCACATATCTGTCATATGCTCATGCTGATGGTGTGACACTGCATTCAGTCCTCAATGCCAAAAATTGTATCGGATGATTGTAAGCAAAAGTTTGTTGGATTTtatgaat
It contains:
- the LOC124386609 gene encoding tubulin beta-4B chain-like isoform X1, with translation MREILHLQAGQCGNQIGSKFWEVICDEHGIDPTGSYHGDSDLQLERINVYYNEATGGKYVPRAVLVDLEPGTMDSVRSGPYGQIFRPDNFVFGKSGAGNNWAKGHYTEGAELVDSVLDVVRKEAENCDCLQGFQLTHSLGGGTGSGMGTLLISKIREEYPDRIMNTFSIVPSPKVSDTVVEPYNATLSIHQLVENTDETFCIDNEALYDICFRTLKLTTPTYGDLNHLVCATMSGVTTCLRFPGQLNADLRKLAVNMVPFPRLHFFIPGFAPLTSRGSQQYRALTVAELTQQMFDAKNMMAACDPRHGRYLTVAAIYRGRMSMKEVDEQILNMQNKNSSYFVEWIPNNVKTAVCDIPPRGLKMASTFIGNSTAIQELFKRISEQFTAMFRRKAFLHWYTGEGMDEMEFTEAESNMNDLVSEYQQYQEATAEDEGEVEEEGEEEQA
- the LOC124386609 gene encoding tubulin beta-4 chain-like isoform X5, whose product is MREILHLQAGQCGNQIGSKFWEVICDEHGIDPTGSYHGDSDLQLERINVYYNEATGGKYVPRAVLVDLEPGTMDSVRSGPYGQIFRPDNFVFGKSGAGNNWAKGHYTEGAELVDSVLDVVRKEAENCDCLQGFQLTHSLGGGTGSGMGTLLISKIREEYPDRIMNTFSIVPSPKVSDTVVEPYNATLSIHQLVENTDETFCIDNEALYDICFRTLKLTTPTYGDLNHLVCATMSGVTTCLRFPGQLNADLRKLAVNMVPFPRLHFFIPGFAPLTSRGSQQYRALTVAELTQQMFDAKNMMAACDPRHGRYLTVAAIYRGRMSMKEVDEQILNMQNKNSSYFVEWIPNNVKTAVCDIPPRGLKMASTFIGNSTAIQELFKRISEQFTAMFRRKAFLHWYTGEASGPRDQCFYTDPQG
- the LOC124386609 gene encoding tubulin beta chain-like isoform X2, whose amino-acid sequence is MSPVPAPPPHLKLLALEISVSTQIHKAEHIERKRHTVTCRGSLTRACSSCIIRPIMTFNLLHVSCSCSTSSSKGGKYVPRAVLVDLEPGTMDSVRSGPYGQIFRPDNFVFGKSGAGNNWAKGHYTEGAELVDSVLDVVRKEAENCDCLQGFQLTHSLGGGTGSGMGTLLISKIREEYPDRIMNTFSIVPSPKVSDTVVEPYNATLSIHQLVENTDETFCIDNEALYDICFRTLKLTTPTYGDLNHLVCATMSGVTTCLRFPGQLNADLRKLAVNMVPFPRLHFFIPGFAPLTSRGSQQYRALTVAELTQQMFDAKNMMAACDPRHGRYLTVAAIYRGRMSMKEVDEQILNMQNKNSSYFVEWIPNNVKTAVCDIPPRGLKMASTFIGNSTAIQELFKRISEQFTAMFRRKAFLHWYTGEGMDEMEFTEAESNMNDLVSEYQQYQEATAEDEGEVEEEGEEEQA
- the LOC124386609 gene encoding tubulin beta chain-like isoform X4, with the translated sequence MLLRLLALEISVSTQIHKAEHIERKRHTVTCRGSLTRACSSCIIRPIMTFNLLHVSCSCSTSSSKGGKYVPRAVLVDLEPGTMDSVRSGPYGQIFRPDNFVFGKSGAGNNWAKGHYTEGAELVDSVLDVVRKEAENCDCLQGFQLTHSLGGGTGSGMGTLLISKIREEYPDRIMNTFSIVPSPKVSDTVVEPYNATLSIHQLVENTDETFCIDNEALYDICFRTLKLTTPTYGDLNHLVCATMSGVTTCLRFPGQLNADLRKLAVNMVPFPRLHFFIPGFAPLTSRGSQQYRALTVAELTQQMFDAKNMMAACDPRHGRYLTVAAIYRGRMSMKEVDEQILNMQNKNSSYFVEWIPNNVKTAVCDIPPRGLKMASTFIGNSTAIQELFKRISEQFTAMFRRKAFLHWYTGEGMDEMEFTEAESNMNDLVSEYQQYQEATAEDEGEVEEEGEEEQA
- the LOC124386609 gene encoding tubulin beta chain-like isoform X3, translating into MCSSKLLALEISVSTQIHKAEHIERKRHTVTCRGSLTRACSSCIIRPIMTFNLLHVSCSCSTSSSKGGKYVPRAVLVDLEPGTMDSVRSGPYGQIFRPDNFVFGKSGAGNNWAKGHYTEGAELVDSVLDVVRKEAENCDCLQGFQLTHSLGGGTGSGMGTLLISKIREEYPDRIMNTFSIVPSPKVSDTVVEPYNATLSIHQLVENTDETFCIDNEALYDICFRTLKLTTPTYGDLNHLVCATMSGVTTCLRFPGQLNADLRKLAVNMVPFPRLHFFIPGFAPLTSRGSQQYRALTVAELTQQMFDAKNMMAACDPRHGRYLTVAAIYRGRMSMKEVDEQILNMQNKNSSYFVEWIPNNVKTAVCDIPPRGLKMASTFIGNSTAIQELFKRISEQFTAMFRRKAFLHWYTGEGMDEMEFTEAESNMNDLVSEYQQYQEATAEDEGEVEEEGEEEQA
- the LOC124386609 gene encoding tubulin beta chain-like isoform X6, whose amino-acid sequence is MDSVRSGPYGQIFRPDNFVFGKSGAGNNWAKGHYTEGAELVDSVLDVVRKEAENCDCLQGFQLTHSLGGGTGSGMGTLLISKIREEYPDRIMNTFSIVPSPKVSDTVVEPYNATLSIHQLVENTDETFCIDNEALYDICFRTLKLTTPTYGDLNHLVCATMSGVTTCLRFPGQLNADLRKLAVNMVPFPRLHFFIPGFAPLTSRGSQQYRALTVAELTQQMFDAKNMMAACDPRHGRYLTVAAIYRGRMSMKEVDEQILNMQNKNSSYFVEWIPNNVKTAVCDIPPRGLKMASTFIGNSTAIQELFKRISEQFTAMFRRKAFLHWYTGEGMDEMEFTEAESNMNDLVSEYQQYQEATAEDEGEVEEEGEEEQA